The following are encoded in a window of Brettanomyces bruxellensis chromosome 9, complete sequence genomic DNA:
- a CDS encoding uncharacterized protein (BUSCO:EOG09260W52), with the protein MVASVVPQKRKTAEIEDSDDVPAKNTKLNPLEELKTKLSYSKWMKSIRTTLKTKDRDAIVTKFEEYLTIFKNDGKVWAQYIKYEMEHPPEGQEIDKQKIEKMFAQTLTKVCDLDLWKMYLKYVQKIHPTASKSQEEQDLARSVVLKAFQFAAENVGIDYLRSSELWTEYIKYLNGWKPTNANEAATKTELTRQVMVRMISVPSLQLEENWKMYIRFENAVDQAKARKNINDHSPDFMKLRPLSQELYSITNLLKENNERRHSRKQLARFALWIKWERANKLSLTDDAVEKRVNYVYRLSTQMARYQPEVWYNYASYLLSKKKEDEALDIIRDGLLINPQSLCLTYQLANCHEAQSDLKATQKVWIALIDYLKKEYEYLKPDPQKNKELDEHAKTICSCYIMLMKQTKRMATIKEVRRAFALARKFEKVSWQVYVSYALIEYQCNEVKVAVRSFELAMRHFGKIYDFVSAYLDFLIGIKDMTNCKKVIEISLDTLKEDPEATTKLFRRYMKIELSFGDTNSIRSLENRFIARFPDTTPFELSVMNFESDYEKYNACLTTDKYISNKIGARKITGEKPASIVENNSIPITDNEVVSGLSVGPEITNTMDANASTQGIQNATSVDNMQQMVPPRKPFVVRDEVYNLLRVLPKADYYSNQPKIFDVKKTVKFLRGLNI; encoded by the coding sequence ATGGTTGCATCGGTGGTaccacaaaaaagaaaaacagcGGAAATAGAAGACAGTGATGACGTGCCGGCCAAGAACACGAAGTTAAACCCTTTAGAAGAGTTAAAAACCAAGCTTTCTTACAGTAAATGGATGAAAAGTATTCGTACTACGTTAAAAACTAAGGATAGAGATGCTATTGTGACAAAGTTTGAGGAATATTTGactatttttaaaaatgatggCAAAGTTTGGGCGCAATACATCAAGTACGAGATGGAACACCCCCCAGAAGGCcaagaaattgataaaCAGAAAATCGAAAAGATGTTTGCTCAAACTTTGACTAAAGTTTGCGATCTTGATCTTTGGAAGATGTATCTTAAGTATGTACAAAAAATCCATCCTACTGCTTCCAAATCACAGGAAGAGCAAGATTTGGCAAGATCTGTCGTATTAAAAGCTTTCCAGTTTGCGGCCGAAAACGTGGGCATAGATTATCTCAGATCTTCTGAGTTGTGGACGGAATatatcaaatatttaaaCGGTTGGAAACCAACAAATGCAAATGAAGCTGCTACAAAGACCGAACTCACTCGTCAGGTAATGGTGAGGATGATATCAGTTCCTTCTTTACAGCTTGAAGAAAACTGGAAAATGTATATTCGGTTTGAAAATGCCGTTGATCAGGCaaaggcaagaaaaaatataaacgATCACTCACCGGATTTCATGAAACTTAGGCCGTTAAGTCAGGAGTTGTATTCAATTACGAATCTTCTTAAGgagaataatgaaagaagACATAGTAGAAAGCAGCTGGCAAGATTTGCACTTTGGATTAAATGGGAACGCGCTAACAAATTATCACTCACCGATGATGCGGTTGAAAAAAGAGTTAATTATGTTTATCGTCTATCTACTCAAATGGCTAGATATCAGCCAGAAGTTTGGTATAATTATGCTTCGtatcttctttcaaaaaagaaggaggatgAAGCATTAGACATTATACGTGACGGACTATTGATCAATCCGCAAAGTCTGTGCTTAACCTATCAGTTGGCAAACTGTCACGAGGCGCAATCGGACCTCAAGGCTACACAGAAAGTTTGGATTGCCCTAATAGATTATCTAAAAAAGGAATACGAATATTTGAAACCGGATCCAcagaaaaacaaagaattaGATGAACATGCGAAAACCATTTGTAGTTGCTATATTATGCTAATGAAGCAAACTAAACGGATGGCAACCATTAAGGAGGTCAGGAGAGCATTTGCCTTGGCaagaaagtttgaaaagGTATCTTGGCAGGTTTATGTTAGTTACGCTTTGATCGAATATCAATGCAATGAAGTCAAAGTTGCTGTCAGATCTTTTGAACTTGCGATGCGCCACTTTGGAAAAATTTATGATTTTGTGTCAGCCTATCTTGACTTCCTCATTGGGATTAAGGACATGACAAATTGTAAGAAGGTGATTGAAATTAGTCTTGACACGTTAAAGGAAGATCCTGAAGCCACGACCAAACTTTTCAGAAGATACATGAAGATAGAGCTCAGCTTTGGGGACACAAATTCAATTAGATCACTTGAGAACAGATTCATCGCCAGATTTCCCGATACAACACCTTTTGAGCTTTCGGTTATGAACTTTGAAAGTGACTATGAGAAGTACAATGCTTGTTTGACAACTgacaaatatatatctaACAAAATAGGTGCCAGGAAGATTACAGGAGAAAAGCCTGCATCAATAGTGGAAAATAATAGTATTCCTATAACTGATAATGAAGTTGTATCTGGACTTTCCGTGGGCCCGGAAATAACCAATACTATGGATGCAAATGCTTCTACGCAAGGTATACAAAATGCAACGAGTGTTGATAATATGCAACAGATGGTTCCACCACGAAAACCATTTGTAGTGCGAGATGAGGTTTACAACTTGCTTCGTGTGCTACCAAAAGCTGACTACTATAGCAACCAACCGAAGATATTTGATGTAAAGAAGACGGTGAAGTTCCTCCGGGGGTTGAATATATAG
- the ADE6 gene encoding phosphoribosylformylglycinamidine synthase (MEROPS:MER0042827~BUSCO:EOG092608C4), with translation MAETEMLTLAGPEALSSFRVTRLVSAINKLVNSSVVTRVRSCQIHYVELAEGVKALTEDQLKKLDILLQYDHPLDKDDDLNKVLCAAVKDESGKYQLPDSVHLLRVLPRPGTISPWSSKATNITQVCGLGNVVSRVERGTGILLEVRPGFPILEHLRRDKFNCLSTVYDRMTHALYVDNKAPQFSDLFASEAPRPLVTVDILKSKDALAKANKELGLALGKDEMAYLIKAFKDTLHRNPTDVELFMFAQVNSEHCRHKVFNAGWTIDGKPMQRSLFSMIRNTHEKNPQYTISAYSDNAAVYDGFDAYLWYPDASAGNRWSSKSERVHTLIKVETHNHPTAVSPFPGAATGSGGEIRDEAAVGRGSKTRCGLSGYVVSDLHIPGLSQPWEAADVGRPSHIASPLQIMIDAPLGSAAFNNEFGRPAITGFFCTLTTKESGSDESGKRVFRGFHKPIMLAGGLGCVRPQLALKSDYKVTPGANLIVLGGPSMLIGLGGGAASSVGSGEGSAELDFASVQRGNPEMQRRAQQVIDACNSQGSRSPIECIHDVGAGGLSNAFPELVHDNGLGGRFELRNIPSLEPGMSPMELWCNESQERYVLAVAPKDLERFKALCVRERCPFAVVGVATSEERLVLTDKLLKTTPIDLDMSLLFGKPPRLHLTDNTKQPELKKLTFVKTVDPNADLADSTNDEIVSVPLSESLSRVLQLPCVGSKSFLITIGDRTVTGLIDRDQFVGPWQVPVADVGVAATSLGGPGVITTGDALATGERPNVALISAEASARLAIAESLTNLFAADVRALNRVKISANWMSSAGTPGEGTALYQAVRAIAMELCPDLGVEIPVGKDSTSMRMSWDSTEVVSPLALCITSFCGVNDTSKTWTPDLAHDSDSSLVLVDLGCGHKSLGATSLAQCYGEIGESCADVRDTSLLKNFLEALIELHGSTYVEAYHDRSDGGLLVSLLEMAFAGHCGITISLPEEADLAIQTLYNEELGAVFQVNKENLKAFTAVLTSHGVPESAVSVVANPEFSSHNVRVLAAGEEILSSTRSHLEQLWSATSHSIQRLRDNPQSADQEFQAISDNSDPGLSYKITFDPSNDLGISTFTGSRPKVAILREQGVNSQLEMAWCFDQAGFETYDVHMTDILTGRVSLKDFCGFAACGGFSYGDVLGAGSGWAKSVLYNSHAKEEFRSFFNDRKDTFAFGSCNGCQFLTRLKQLIPGAEFWPSFERNRSEQYEARVCTLEVSSDSVDESNSCLFLDGMQGSHIPIAVAHGEGRATFASSEEQAEFNKQGLTAVRYVDNYGVPTERYPFNPNGSPDGIAGVRTPNGRVLAMMPHPERVSRLEANSYYPADKAKEWLGYGPWIRLFRNARVWAQKQSGEN, from the coding sequence ATGGCCGAAACAGAAATGCTCACATTAGCCGGACCGGAGGCTCTTTCCAGTTTTCGTGTCACTAGGCTTGTATCCGCAATCAACAAGCTTGTGAATTCCTCGGTTGTCACACGTGTTAGATCTTGCCAGATTCATTACGTGGAGTTGGCAGAAGGTGTTAAGGCATTAACTGAGGATCAGTTGAAGAAGCTcgatattcttcttcaatatGACCATCCGTTAGACAAGGATGACGATTTGAACAAGGTCTTGTGTGCCGCCGTTAAGGATGAAAGTGGAAAATACCAGTTGCCGGACTCAGTTCATCTTTTGAGAGTTCTTCCAAGGCCAGGAACAATTTCCCCTTGGTCTTCGAAGGCTACAAACATCACACAGGTTTGCGGTTTGGGAAATGTTGTTAGTCGTGTTGAACGTGGTACTGGTATCTTGCTCGAGGTTCGTCCAGGATTCCCAATTTTAGAACATCTTCGCCGTGATAAATTCAACTGCCTTAGTACTGTCTATGACAGAATGACACATGCTCTTTACGTTGACAACAAGGCACCCCAGTTTTCCGACTTGTTTGCTAGTGAGGCTCCAAGACCGCTTGTCACAGTTGATATTCTCAAATCGAAGGATGCTCTTGCAAAGGCAAATAAGGAGCTTGGTCTTGCTTTGGGTAAAGATGAAATGGCATATCTTATCAAAGCATTCAAGGACACCTTGCACCGCAACCCAACCGATGTGGAGCTGTTCATGTTTGCCCAGGTGAACTCTGAGCATTGCCGTCACAAGGTTTTCAATGCTGGTTGGACTATTGACGGCAAACCAATGCAGCgttctttgttttcaatgATTCGTAATACTCACGAAAAGAATCCTCAGTACACCATTTCAGCTTACAGTGATAATGCAGCTGTCTATGATGGTTTTGATGCCTATCTGTGGTATCCAGATGCTAGTGCTGGAAACCGCTGGAGTTCAAAGTCGGAGAGAGTTCATACTTTGATAAAGGTGGAGACTCACAACCATCCTACGGCGGTTTCTCCTTTCCCTGGTGCAGCCACCGGTTCTGGTGGTGAGATCAGAGATGAGGCTGCCGTTGGTCGTGGATCAAAGACACGTTGTGGTCTTTCAGGTTACGTTGTCAGTGATTTGCACATTCCTGGTCTATCACAACCATGGGAAGCCGCCGATGTTGGAAGACCATCGCACATTGCATCGCCTTTGCAAATAATGATTGATGCACCTTTGGGTTCTGCGGCATTCAATAATGAGTTTGGACGTCCTGCCATCACTGGTTTCTTCTGTACGTTGACTACAAAGGAAAGTGGTTCGGATGAATCCGGCAAGCGTGTGTTCAGAGGCTTCCATAAGCCAATCATGCTTGCAGGTGGTCTTGGATGTGTTCGTCCTCAGTTGGCTCTCAAGTCAGACTACAAGGTGACTCCAGGTGCAAATCTAATTGTTCTAGGAGGTCCTTCGATGCTCATTGGTTTGGGTGGAGGTGCCGCCTCTTCTGTTGGTTCTGGTGAAGGATCTGCAGAGTTAGATTTTGCCTCAGTTCAACGTGGTAATCCTGAGATGCAGCGTCGTGCCCAACAAGTTATTGATGCATGCAATTCCCAGGGAAGCAGATCACCTATCGAGTGTATCCATGATGTTGGTGCCGGTGGTCTTTCCAATGCTTTCCCTGAGTTGGTTCATGATAATGGCCTTGGAGGTCGCTTTGAGTTGCGTAATATTCCTTCATTGGAGCCTGGTATGTCTCCTATGGAATTATGGTGTAACGAGTCCCAGGAGAGATATGTGCTGGCAGTTGCACCAAAGGATCTTGAACGTTTCAAGGCTCTCTGTGTCCGTGAACGTTGTCCATTTGCTGTCGTTGGCGTTGCTACCAGTGAGGAGCGGTTGGTTCTCACGGACAAGCTTTTGAAGACCACTCCTATCGATTTGGACATGAGTTTGTTGTTTGGTAAGCCTCCTCGTTTGCACCTTACCGACAACACGAAACAACcagagttgaagaagttgacgTTCGTTAAGACGGTCGATCCAAATGCCGATCTTGCTGATTCTACCAACGACGAAATTGTTTCTGTTCCCCTCTCCGAGAGCTTGTCTCGTGTTCTTCAACTTCCATGCGTTGGTTCTAAGTCGTTCCTCATCACAATTGGTGATCGTACGGTTACCGGACTTATCGACAGAGACCAGTTTGTTGGACCATGGCAAGTTCCAGTTGCTGATGTTGGTGTTGCAGCCACCTCGCTTGGTGGACCTGGAGTTATCACAACAGGTGATGCTTTGGCTACTGGTGAGCGTCCAAACGTTGCACTTATCTCGGCAGAGGCCTCTGCCAGATTGGCCATTGCTGAGTCCTTGACTAATCTTTTTGCTGCCGATGTTCGTGCCCTCAATAGAGTTAAAATTTCTGCCAACTGGATGTCTTCAGCAGGTACTCCTGGTGAGGGTACTGCTCTTTATCAGGCTGTCCGTGCTATTGCCATGGAGCTTTGCCCAGACCTCGGTGTTGAAATTCCCGTCGGTAAGGACTCTACTTCTATGCGTATGAGCTGGGACTCTACGGAGGTTGTTTCGCCACTTGCACTTTGTATCACTTCATTCTGTGGTGTTAACGATACTTCCAAGACCTGGACTCCTGATCTCGCGCATGACAGTGACAGTAGTCTTGTTCTCGTTGATTTGGGATGTGGTCACAAATCTCTCGGTGCTACGTCTCTTGCACAATGCTATGGTGAGATCGGTGAGTCATGTGCCGATGTTCGCGATACTTCTCTTCTTAAGAACTTCCTCGAGGCTCTTATTGAACTTCACGGCAGCACTTACGTTGAAGCATATCACGATCGTTCTGATGGTGGTTTGCTTGTTTCTCTTCTTGAAATGGCATTTGCCGGCCATTGTGGTATCACTATCTCCTTGCCAGAAGAGGCTGATCTTGCAATCCAGACTTTGTATAACGAGGAGCTTGGTGCCGTTTTCCAGGTTAACAAGGAAAACCTCAAGGCATTTACTGCCGTTCTTACCAGCCATGGCGTGCCTGAATCTGCTGTCAGCGTTGTTGCCAATCCAGAATTTAGCTCGCACAATGTTCGCGTTCTCGCAGCTGGTGAAGAAATTTTGTCATCGACTAGATCACATCTTGAGCAGCTTTGGAGCGCCACATCGCATTCCATCCAACGTCTCAGAGACAACCCACAATCTGCAGATCAAGAATTCCAGGCAATTTCAGACAACTCCGATCCCGGTCTTTCTTACAAGATTACGTTTGATCCTTCAAATGATCTTGGCATCAGCACCTTTACCGGTAGTCGCCCTAAGGTGGCCATTTTGCGTGAACAAGGTGTTAACTCGCAGCTTGAGATGGCCTGGTGCTTTGACCAAGCCGGCTTTGAGACTTATGATGTGCACATGACCGATATTCTTACCGGACGTGTCTCTCTAAAGGACTTCTGCGGTTTTGCCGCCTGTGGTGGTTTCTCCTACGGTGATGTGCTTGGTGCTGGTAGTGGTTGGGCTAAATCTGTTCTTTACAACTCTCATGCCAAGGAAGAGTTCCGTTCGTTCTTCAACGACAGAAAGGATACTTTTGCATTTGGAAGTTGCAATGGTTGTCAATTCCTAACAAGACTCAAACAGCTTATACCTGGAGCTGAATTCTGGCCTTCTTTTGAAAGGAACCGTTCTGAGCAATACGAAGCTCGTGTTTGCACACTTGAGGTGTCCAGTGACTCTGTCGATGAGTCAAACTCCTGCTTATTTTTGGATGGTATGCAGGGATCTCATATACCAATAGCTGTTGCTCATGGTGAAGGTCGCGCGACATTTGCGTCTTCTGAAGAGCAGGCTGAGTTTAATAAGCAAGGTCTTACTGCTGTTCGTTACGTTGATAACTATGGTGTTCCAACAGAGAGATATCCATTCAATCCAAATGGTTCTCCTGATGGTATTGCCGGTGTTCGTACACCAAATGGTCGTGTGCTTGCCATGATGCCTCATCCGGAGCGTGTTTCGCGTCTTGAGGCAAACTCTTACTATCCAGCTGACAAGGCTAAGGAATGGTTAGGTTACGGTCCTTGGATTAGATTGTTCCGTAATGCAAGAGTTTGGGCTCAAAAGCAGAGTGGCGAGAATTAG
- the GCN5 gene encoding histone acetyltransferase, with product MAAAKRRRTTRRDDIAKRRRPVRQTKEKEEKKLREEKEVQKIKEDVKEEPNERNDDMTTVEDEVSAKIKDNNDDESNNAEKDDTQEHDEKKPETVTEDSRDGIDIAENKPHDNSDASVDKELQKDGELMNNNDGNPKLEEEIKEYKHDSPSDNKSDASTENGSTDQAPKDGCKENVGVKRSSNVKIFDKVKHDDLGLPMVGELISEEVDEELIDEEEKKRVVGYTFDGERYSYKEKPSVIEEREGKIEFRVVNNDGKRDSLIILTGLKNIFQKQLPEMPKAYITRLVFDRSHVSIAVIRKPLTVVGGITIKPFESHHFAEIVFCAISSSEQVRGYGAHMMNHLKTFVRGMMDVQYFLTYADNYAIGYFKKQGFTKEITLPKRVWMGYIKDYEGGTLMQCSMLPKIRYLDAPKILSLQRAAILRKIRSVGHSHVIRPGLVQFKNENFKPMNPLDIPGIKHAGWTKETDELAKQPKRSPVYPIMLTLLTEMQNSPSNWPFLQPVNKKEVPDYYEVIAEPMDLSTMEVKLENNAYETLDDFIYDCRLIFNNCRQYNGESTTFYKNANKLEKVLINKLKDYPEYSQYCDMLQQDK from the coding sequence ATGGCAGCTgcaaagagaagaaggacGACACGCCGAGACGAtattgcaaaaagaagacgTCCTGTTAGGCAGactaaggaaaaagaagagaagaaacttcgggaagaaaaagaagttcagaaaataaaagaagatgtaAAGGAAGAACCTAATGAAAGGAACGATGATATGACTACAGTGGAAGATGAAGTCTCCGCTAAAATTAAAGATAACAATGACGATGAAAGTAACAACgcagaaaaagatgacaCCCAAGAGcatgatgaaaagaagccGGAAACAGTCACGGAAGACAGTAGAGATGGCATAGATATTGCTGAAAATAAGCCACATGATAATAGTGATGCAAGTGTGGACAAAGAATTGCAGAAAGATGGGGAGTTGATGAATAACAATGACGGAAATCCCAAACTTGAAGAGGAGataaaagaatataaaCACGACAGCCCAAGTGATAATAAGTCAGACGCTAGCACAGAAAATGGAAGTACAGATCAAGCACCAAAAGATGGgtgcaaagaaaatgtggGTGTTAAAAGATCGTCAAATGTGAAGATATTCGATAAAGTGAAACACGACGATCTTGGGCTGCCAATGGTTGGAGAATTAATAAGCGAAGAAGTAGATGAAGAGCTGatagatgaagaagaaaaaaagagggtTGTTGGATACACATTTGATGGGGAGAGATACTcatataaagaaaagccaTCTGTAATAGAGGAAAGAGAGGGTAAAATCGAGTTTCGGGTGGTGAATAATGACGGAAAGAGAGATAGCTTGATTATATTAACGGGATTAAAGAATATCTTCCAGAAGCAACTTCCTGAAATGCCTAAAGCTTATATTACAAGGTTAGTTTTTGACAGATCGCACGTTTCAATTGCCGTTATACGTAAACCTTTAACAGTTGTTGGTGGTATTACCATAAAACCATTTGAAAGTCATCACTTTGCGGAGATCGTCTTTTGTGCAATATCATCTTCTGAACAGGTGAGAGGTTATGGTGCCCATATGATGAATCATTTAAAGACATTTGTTCGAGGTATGATGGATGTTCAGTACTTCCTTACCTATGCGGATAATTATGCCATTGGATACTTTAAAAAGCAGGGTTTCACGAAAGAGATCACCCTTCCTAAAAGAGTGTGGATGGGATATATCAAAGACTATGAAGGGGGTACATTGATGCAATGTTCAATGTTACCAAAAATCAGATATTTGGATGCCCCGAAAATCTTGTCATTACAAAGGGCAGCTATTCTGAGAAAAATTAGATCTGTTGGACATTCACATGTTATTCGTCCTGGATTAGTAcaattcaaaaatgaaaatttcaagCCAATGAATCCGTTGGATATACCAGGAATCAAGCATGCCGGATGGACGAAGGAAACAGATGAACTAGCTAAACAACCGAAAAGGAGTCCTGTGTATCCAATTATGCTTACATTACTTACAGAGATGCAGAATTCACCTTCAAACTGGCCTTTTTTGCAGCCAGtcaataaaaaagaagttcCTGATTACTATGAGGTGATCGCGGAACCAATGGACTTAAGCACTATGGAGGTGAAATTAGAGAATAATGCATATGAGACGTTGGATGACTTCATCTACGATTGTCGgcttatttttaataactGTCGGCAATACAACGGAGAAAGCACAACATTCTATAAAAATGCGAATAAACTTGAAAAGGTTCTCATCAATAAACTCAAAGATTATCCGGAGTACTCACAATACTGCGATATGCTTCAACAAGATAAGTGA
- the PUP2 gene encoding proteasome component pup2 (MEROPS:MER0047611), whose protein sequence is MFLTRSEYDRGVSTFSPEGRLFQVEYSLEAIKLGSTAIGICTSQGVILAVEKRVTSPLLESDSVEKIMEVEKHVGCAMSGLTADARSLIDHARVAAVQHDLYYHEPIGVESLTQSVCDLALRFGEGASGEKRLMSRPFGVALLVAGYDEEKGPQLYHVEPSGTFYRYDAKAIGSGSEGAQAELQNEYHKSLTLNDAELLSLKVLKQVMEEKLDSKNAQIASVTKDGGFRIYSESELAKLIEELKQKEKEEGDEDEAEELKEEPAQ, encoded by the coding sequence ATGTTTTTAACCAGAAGTGAGTATGACCGTGGTGTTTCGACATTTTCTCCTGAAGGTCGACTATTTCAGGTGGAGTATTCATTAGAAGCCATTAAACTTGGATCCACAGCTATAGGAATTTGTACAAGTCAGGGAGTTATATTAGCCGTTGAAAAGCGTGTTACATCACCACTTTTAGAGAGTGATAGTGTTGAGAAGATTATGGAAGTTGAGAAACATGTTGGATGTGCAATGTCTGGACTTACGGCCGATGCTAGATCTCTTATTGATCATGCCAGAGTTGCAGCGGTGCAACATGATTTATACTATCATGAACCAATTGGAGTTGAGTCATTAACACAGAGTGTCTGTGATCTTGCTCTTCGTTTTGGTGAAGGAGCATCTGGTGAAAAAAGACTTATGTCAAGACCATTTGGTGTTGCCCTTTTAGTTGCTGGTTATGATGAGGAAAAGGGGCCCCAATTGTACCACGTAGAACCATCTGGAACATTTTATAGATATGATGCAAAGGCAATAGGTTCAGGATCAGAGGGTGCACAGGCAGAACTTCAGAATGAATATCACAAATCTCTCACATTAAACGACGCCGAGCTTTTGTCACTGAAAGTTTTGAAGCAGGTTATGGAGGAAAAATTGGATAGCAAAAATGCACAAATTGCTAGTGTTACAAAGGATGGAGGATTTAGAATATATAGTGAAAGCGAACTTGCAAAGCTAATTGAGGAattgaagcaaaaagaaaaggaagaaggtGATGAAGACGAGGCAGAGGAATTGAAGGAAGAACCAGCTCAGTGA
- a CDS encoding uncharacterized protein (SECRETED:SignalP(1-19)) produces the protein MLAYPTLLSVAAIVASANAENLIVAMFNDIHSNLDQYASLASTQSSAIAQFIPLYAEAQTYTDDSYTTLVNSALYESISEFVTALPWYSSRIEPELAESGASQTASASGSASSSASGSASGSVSASSSVASTSGSESASSSKSSGSSTVSKSGSSSAAKSSSEASSESSAASSSESSAASSSESESSSSASSTSSAAAVAIVPQAGSGSYALAAGLVGLISGVALL, from the coding sequence ATGCTTGCTTACCCAACACTTCTCTCTGTCGCTGCTATAGTTGCCTCAGCTAATGCTGAGAACTTGATTGTTGCTATGTTCAATGACATTCACAGCAACCTCGACCAGTATGCTTCTCTCGCAAGTACTCAATCGTCTGCTATCGCTCAGTTCATTCCTTTGTATGCTGAAGCACAAACTTACACAGACGATTCATACACAACTTTGGTCAACTCTGCCTTGTATGAATCCATTTCTGAATTTGTCACTGCTTTGCCATGGTACTCTTCAAGAATTGAGCCAGAACTTGCTGAATCTGGTGCTTCGCAGACTGCTTCTGCTTCCGGTTCTGCCTCTAGTTCTGCTTCTGGTTCTGCTTCTGGTTCTGTTTCCGCTTCATCTTCTGTTGCTTCCACCTCCGGTTCCGAGtctgcttcatcttccaaatcatcTGGTTCTAGCACTGTCTCCAAGTCAGGATCGTCCTCTGCTGCCAAGAGTTCTTCTGAAGCTTCTTCTGAGAGTTCTGCTGCCTCTTCTTCTGAGAGTTCTGCCGCTTCATCCTCAGAGTCCGAATCTTCATCTAGTGCTTCCTCAACATCATCTGCTGCCGCCGTTGCTATTGTCCCACAAGCTGGATCTGGATCATATGCCTTAGCTGCCGGTTTGGTTGGACTTATCTCCGGTGTTGCTCTTTTGTAA